One window of the Labeo rohita strain BAU-BD-2019 chromosome 9, IGBB_LRoh.1.0, whole genome shotgun sequence genome contains the following:
- the LOC127171460 gene encoding T-cell-specific surface glycoprotein CD28-like, producing MIITLIRIFIYIPLGLALHVSQPYRAVGKEGEVPLRCSFTSTLKPEEMQVSLYKGLHGPERICSAYVNLSEPSFTTNGTINCRGNISSGRVDMIVAGLRGNDTDFYRCEIEILFPPPYLRRVGNGTVVYIQETPICPTASTPSQIQSQSQTSEREAVINDVGPLPLLYAILIITFCSLIVQMVAFKWRPSASTAPMLSQKESYMKF from the exons ATGATAATCACACTTATTAGAATCTTTATATACATCCCGCTGGGATTGG cTCTGCATGTTTCTCAGCCTTATCGTGCGGTTGGGAAAGAGGGAGAAGTCCCTCTCCGCTGCTCCTTCACTTCAACGTTAAAGCCAGAGGAAATGCAGGTTTCTCTATACAAAGGTTTGCACGGCCCTGAGAGGATCTGCAGCGCTTATGTCAACCTCTCCGAGCCCTCCTTCACAACAAATGGCACAATTAATTGCAGAGGGAATATCAGCTCTGGAAGAGTAGACATGATCGTCGCTGGACTGCGAGGGAACGACACAGACTTCTATCGCTGTGAAATTGAGATTCTGTTCCCACCTCCATATCTCAGAAGGGTTGGGAACGGCACTGTTGTTTACATACAAG AAACCCCAATCTGCCCCACTGCATCCACCCCGAGCCAGATTCAGAGCCAGAGCCAGACTTCAGAGCGGGAAGCTGTCATAAATGATGTAGGCCCGCTTCCTCTGCTGTATGCCATTCTCATCATCACTTTCTGCAGTCTTATTGTACAG ATGGTCGCTTTCAAATGGAGGCCCTCAGCATCAACAGCACCTATGCTTTCGCAAAAAGAGAGCTATATGAAATTCTAA